In Bacillota bacterium, one DNA window encodes the following:
- a CDS encoding extracellular solute-binding protein codes for MRFPYGPAALSMLVLSILSAVWLAFNPIPPKKATLVMWTFAKTHYDAYKQAIPSFEAKHPGVKVDLQLVSWQAVTSRLQAAFLSDLDVPDLVEVEISAAGSFFRGPLKDVGFRDLTDRIKQSGLYDRMVQARFAPYTSRGRIFGLPHDVHPVMIAYRRDIFDQLGIDVSKIQTWDDFIAVGRKVTIPGKRYMLELPDSESSRFEPLLYQRGGGLFDPQGNCIMDNEIAVQTMLFYVPLVAGPNRIASDLGGGQIFTRAVEDGYFLCMITPDWRSKTIEVDVPKMRGKMALMPLPAVYPGGRRTSTWGGTMIGITKHCKYPDLAWELALHLYLNKDDLAQRFRDTNILPPAKDAWDHPAYDEPRPYWSNQPLGRLYAQLAPDVPFQYTSPFIGTAKGKLSEALVACVQYYKQNGDKGFEEFVRKRLKQSADEVRRLMRRNPY; via the coding sequence ATGCGTTTTCCGTATGGACCTGCGGCTCTGAGTATGCTCGTTCTATCGATACTTTCGGCGGTGTGGCTGGCATTCAATCCCATTCCGCCGAAGAAAGCCACGCTGGTGATGTGGACGTTCGCCAAAACGCACTATGACGCCTACAAGCAGGCGATACCCTCGTTTGAAGCCAAACATCCGGGCGTGAAGGTAGACCTGCAGCTGGTCTCATGGCAGGCGGTGACCTCGCGCTTGCAGGCGGCGTTCCTCTCCGACCTCGATGTGCCCGACCTGGTGGAGGTGGAAATCAGCGCGGCGGGCAGTTTCTTCCGCGGACCACTCAAGGACGTCGGCTTCCGCGACCTGACCGACCGCATCAAGCAATCGGGGTTATACGACCGCATGGTGCAGGCACGATTTGCCCCTTACACCAGCCGCGGGCGCATCTTTGGGCTGCCGCACGACGTCCATCCCGTGATGATTGCCTACCGCCGCGACATCTTCGACCAGCTGGGCATCGACGTGAGCAAAATCCAGACGTGGGATGACTTCATCGCTGTGGGGCGAAAGGTCACCATCCCAGGTAAACGCTACATGCTGGAGCTGCCCGACAGCGAGTCCAGCCGTTTCGAACCCCTGCTGTACCAGCGCGGCGGCGGTCTGTTCGACCCACAGGGCAACTGCATCATGGACAACGAAATCGCGGTGCAGACCATGCTCTTTTACGTGCCGCTGGTTGCCGGACCCAACCGCATCGCCAGCGACCTGGGTGGCGGGCAAATCTTCACCCGCGCGGTAGAAGACGGCTACTTCCTGTGCATGATCACCCCTGACTGGCGTTCCAAGACCATCGAGGTGGACGTGCCCAAAATGCGCGGTAAGATGGCGCTGATGCCTCTGCCTGCGGTTTATCCGGGCGGCAGGCGCACCAGCACCTGGGGCGGCACGATGATAGGCATTACCAAACACTGCAAATACCCCGATCTGGCGTGGGAGCTGGCACTGCATCTTTACCTGAACAAAGACGACCTCGCACAGCGGTTCCGAGACACCAACATTTTGCCTCCCGCGAAGGACGCCTGGGATCACCCCGCCTACGATGAACCGCGCCCCTACTGGAGCAATCAGCCACTGGGCAGGCTGTACGCGCAGCTGGCGCCCGATGTGCCGTTCCAGTACACCAGTCCCTTTATCGGCACGGCGAAGGGCAAGCTCAGCGAGGCGCTGGTGGCGTGCGTGCAATATTACAAGCAAAACGGTGACAAAGGCTTCGAGGAGTTCGTGCGCAAACGCCTCAAACAGAGCGCAGACGAAGTACGAAGACTGATGCGGAGGAACCCCTACTGA